A region from the Candidatus Krumholzibacteriia bacterium genome encodes:
- a CDS encoding NapC/NirT family cytochrome c: MPIPAISRFASCVAGFLVLLLTCPVLAQPVTGVLPEEELRAIPSGDDAHGQFSYDDFQPAQQCTGCHLDIAGQWRRSLMSQAYTHHWDEIEYFRLAVPHAERKEKVAEVKHGCNGCHAPVSFLAGDTPPPRPGEGSMADEAVNCDMCHQVVGFAGEVPHNYNYLVKPGRTKWGGREGMESPHHLTAKSEFIQSAEFCGTCHNEKSPYDVWVKSTQLEYAEGPYPDMGITCHDCHMPPGHGRLAIMGAEVVDDRRNHLFHGAHHQSKLAGVVEMVMWTEHPECLPGDPVTLKLALFNGKAGHKVPSGSAEERQLWVTVHAVDADGNRYHLPVEKKGFEGEEQTITSNELAYQDMGEPLDDPDFAGLPRDSTAYEGDRIFCLPYFDEQGRRTIMQWNTASLGTDYRIAPRETKTETYLFTVPQDVPYGELRFEAVLRYRKLVKSVGDFLDVPAEETEAVVVGEADTSVEVVNW; the protein is encoded by the coding sequence ATGCCCATCCCCGCGATCTCCCGCTTCGCCTCGTGCGTAGCGGGATTCCTCGTTCTGCTCCTGACCTGTCCGGTTCTCGCCCAGCCCGTGACGGGGGTCCTGCCCGAGGAGGAACTCCGGGCGATCCCCTCCGGGGACGACGCCCACGGTCAGTTCTCCTACGACGACTTCCAACCTGCCCAGCAGTGCACCGGCTGTCATCTGGACATCGCCGGGCAGTGGCGCCGCTCGCTCATGAGCCAGGCCTACACGCACCACTGGGACGAGATCGAATACTTCCGGCTCGCCGTACCCCACGCCGAGCGGAAGGAGAAGGTGGCCGAGGTGAAGCACGGCTGCAACGGCTGCCACGCGCCCGTCTCGTTCCTCGCGGGCGACACCCCGCCGCCGCGGCCCGGTGAGGGGAGCATGGCCGACGAGGCCGTGAACTGTGACATGTGCCATCAGGTCGTGGGTTTCGCCGGAGAGGTTCCCCACAACTACAACTACCTCGTGAAGCCCGGTCGCACGAAGTGGGGCGGGCGCGAGGGCATGGAGTCGCCGCACCACCTCACCGCCAAGAGCGAGTTCATCCAGAGTGCGGAGTTCTGCGGGACCTGCCACAACGAGAAGAGTCCCTACGACGTCTGGGTGAAGAGCACACAGCTCGAGTACGCCGAGGGTCCGTACCCGGACATGGGGATCACCTGTCACGACTGCCACATGCCGCCGGGGCACGGGCGCCTCGCGATCATGGGGGCCGAGGTGGTCGACGATCGGCGGAACCACCTCTTCCACGGTGCCCATCACCAGAGCAAGCTCGCCGGTGTGGTCGAGATGGTCATGTGGACCGAGCATCCTGAGTGTCTTCCCGGCGATCCGGTGACCCTGAAGCTGGCGCTGTTCAACGGCAAGGCCGGGCACAAGGTGCCTTCGGGCTCGGCCGAGGAGCGACAGCTGTGGGTGACCGTCCACGCCGTCGACGCCGATGGCAATCGGTATCACCTCCCGGTCGAGAAGAAGGGCTTCGAGGGCGAGGAGCAGACCATCACCAGCAACGAGCTGGCCTACCAGGACATGGGCGAACCTCTGGACGATCCGGACTTCGCCGGCCTGCCCCGGGACTCCACGGCCTACGAAGGCGACCGGATCTTCTGCCTGCCCTACTTCGACGAGCAGGGTCGCCGCACCATCATGCAGTGGAACACGGCGAGCCTGGGGACCGACTACCGGATCGCGCCCCGAGAGACCAAGACCGAAACCTATCTGTTCACGGTCCCGCAGGACGTGCCCTACGGGGAGCTGCGGTTCGAGGCCGTGCTCCGCTATCGCAAACTCGTGAAGTCCGTCGGTGACTTCCTCGACGTCCCCGCAGAGGAGACCGAGGCCGTCGTCGTCGGCGAAGCCGATACTTCCGTCGAGGTGGTGAACTGGTGA
- a CDS encoding superoxide dismutase [Ni], with protein sequence MRRALSAALLLVLLAPATVRAHCEIPCGIYGDAMRIEMLREHVTTIEKAMNQIDALTAEGDKNYNQIVRWITNKEQHAVEFQHIVSQYFLHQRIKPAGADDSDYVKQLTLLHEMLVHAMKSKQTTETAHTEKLDELISEFSAAYFGPEELEHLRDHRLGESE encoded by the coding sequence ATGCGCCGTGCCCTGAGCGCCGCCCTGTTGCTCGTCCTTCTCGCTCCCGCCACCGTGCGCGCCCACTGCGAGATCCCGTGCGGGATCTACGGCGACGCCATGCGCATCGAGATGCTGCGCGAGCACGTGACCACGATCGAGAAAGCCATGAACCAGATCGACGCCCTGACCGCCGAGGGCGACAAGAACTACAATCAGATCGTGCGCTGGATCACCAACAAGGAACAGCACGCCGTCGAGTTCCAGCACATCGTCAGCCAGTACTTCCTGCACCAGCGGATCAAGCCGGCCGGTGCCGACGACTCGGACTACGTGAAGCAGCTCACACTGCTTCACGAGATGCTCGTGCACGCCATGAAGTCGAAGCAGACCACGGAAACGGCGCACACCGAGAAGCTCGACGAGCTGATCTCGGAGTTCAGTGCGGCGTACTTCGGCCCCGAGGAGCTCGAGCATCTACGTGATCATCGTCTCGGCGAGAGCGAGTGA
- a CDS encoding HD domain-containing protein — MTAVTRADLEDLWPELGWIENEDLRERVARTWELAFERSPLTPDDLRQIPFTLRVQNCTATFMEHKRCVVHIARRSAESMQDFLGRALRIDLDTVVAGAILADVGKLLEYDRIDGIAVQSDRGKALRHPFTGVSLAMECGIPDAVCHVIATHAGEGDMVGRSTEACIVHHADFMSFEPFGNPPN; from the coding sequence ATGACCGCCGTCACCCGGGCCGATCTCGAGGATCTCTGGCCGGAGCTGGGCTGGATCGAGAACGAGGATCTGCGCGAACGCGTCGCCCGTACCTGGGAACTCGCCTTCGAACGCAGTCCCCTGACCCCCGACGACCTCCGGCAGATCCCCTTCACGCTGCGCGTGCAGAACTGCACGGCGACGTTCATGGAACACAAACGGTGCGTGGTGCACATCGCTCGACGCAGCGCCGAATCGATGCAGGACTTCCTGGGGCGCGCGCTGCGGATCGACCTCGACACCGTCGTGGCGGGGGCGATCCTCGCCGACGTCGGAAAGCTCCTGGAGTACGATCGGATCGACGGAATCGCGGTGCAGAGCGATCGTGGCAAAGCCCTGAGGCACCCCTTCACCGGTGTGTCGCTGGCCATGGAGTGCGGGATCCCGGACGCGGTCTGCCACGTGATCGCCACGCATGCCGGCGAAGGGGACATGGTGGGTCGTTCTACCGAAGCCTGTATCGTCCACCACGCCGACTTCATGAGCTTCGAGCCCTTCGGCAACCCGCCGAACTGA
- a CDS encoding PRC-barrel domain-containing protein: MIRTMLELTDFELRAADGPLGPLQDLYFEDVEWVVRYLTADVSAWLPGLTVLLAPSALDSVDREHRTMRTRFDRRQMQNSPTAIEDDAVSKRNMEHVGDPTWQPFWLTTSSQLGATAPITPLRSGVSGEKTGETGSGADLRSAQELLGYAVECEGQRVGRVSDLAYDDETWKIQYLVVDTVAPAEERRILIAPDWTEAIDWVEPVVRLDLDCEAVGRAPGFEASTRVDEAYRRRLLEHYGRTASRLHETRPAEGSP, from the coding sequence ATGATCCGCACCATGCTCGAACTCACGGACTTCGAACTCCGAGCTGCCGACGGCCCCCTGGGCCCGCTGCAGGACCTGTACTTCGAAGATGTGGAGTGGGTCGTTCGTTACCTCACCGCCGACGTCTCGGCATGGTTGCCCGGACTGACCGTCCTGCTGGCTCCTTCTGCACTCGACTCCGTCGACCGTGAACACCGCACCATGCGGACCCGCTTCGATCGGCGGCAGATGCAGAACAGCCCGACGGCGATCGAGGACGACGCGGTCTCGAAGCGCAACATGGAACACGTGGGGGATCCCACCTGGCAGCCCTTCTGGTTGACGACCTCGAGCCAGCTCGGTGCCACCGCGCCGATCACCCCGCTGCGGTCCGGGGTCTCCGGGGAGAAGACCGGCGAGACCGGGAGCGGCGCCGACCTGCGGAGCGCGCAGGAACTGCTGGGGTACGCCGTCGAATGCGAAGGACAGCGGGTCGGAAGAGTGTCGGATCTCGCCTACGACGACGAGACCTGGAAGATCCAGTACCTCGTGGTGGACACCGTGGCCCCGGCCGAGGAACGCCGGATCCTGATTGCCCCGGACTGGACGGAAGCGATCGACTGGGTCGAGCCGGTGGTCCGCCTGGACCTCGACTGCGAAGCAGTGGGCCGGGCACCGGGCTTCGAGGCCTCCACCCGCGTCGACGAGGCGTACCGCCGTCGGCTGCTCGAACACTACGGACGCACCGCGTCCCGACTCCACGAAACCCGACCCGCGGAGGGATCGCCATGA
- a CDS encoding cupin domain-containing protein, protein MNPERTDTSIKKVDASHSPQGTMGQRHLVTGKSMSMRLWDELPPTTSKEPRRRDYETVGFVVAGRAELEIEGQVAILEPGDSWVIPAGAEHTYRVLETFTAVEATSPPAEIHARDEDPDTGPRGS, encoded by the coding sequence ATGAACCCCGAGCGCACCGACACGAGCATCAAGAAGGTCGACGCCTCGCACTCGCCACAGGGCACGATGGGACAGCGCCACCTGGTCACGGGCAAGTCCATGTCGATGCGGCTGTGGGACGAGCTGCCTCCCACCACGTCGAAGGAGCCACGCCGCCGCGACTACGAGACCGTCGGCTTCGTGGTCGCTGGGCGCGCCGAACTCGAGATCGAAGGACAGGTCGCGATCCTCGAGCCGGGCGACAGCTGGGTGATCCCGGCCGGTGCCGAGCACACCTACCGGGTCCTCGAGACCTTCACCGCGGTCGAGGCGACGTCTCCGCCGGCCGAGATCCACGCCCGTGACGAGGACCCCGACACGGGGCCGCGTGGATCGTGA